In one window of Camelina sativa cultivar DH55 chromosome 15, Cs, whole genome shotgun sequence DNA:
- the LOC104744731 gene encoding lon protease homolog 4, chloroplastic/mitochondrial-like has protein sequence MLKLLVSNLYCSHHLTPAIRVRSNPVNSLLFKSLTQLTGWNRSSLGLRAFSSDTDSSAAIASTKTHLNDCLTVIALPLLHKPLIPGFYMPIYVKDPKVLAALQESRRQKSPYAGAFLLKDDDAESTDSSSSSETENILEKLKGKELFNRIHEVGTLAQISSIQGEQVILIGHRRLKITEMVSEDPLTVKVDHVKDEPYDKDNDLIKATYFEVMSTLRDVLRTTSLWRDQVRTYTQACSLYIWHCLRHIGDFSYAKLADFAAGISGANKYQIQGVLEQLDIHTRLGVTMVLVKKELEINKLQESIAKAFEEQFKGERHRMLLKEQLKAIQAKLGVETDAKTALYEKFRGRIDPIKDKIPEHVLKAIEEELTKLKMLETSSSEYDVTHTYLDWLTVLPWGKSSDENFDVSRAEKILDEDHYGLSDVKERILEFIAVGRLRGTSQGKIICLSGPPGVGKTSIGRSIARALDRKFFRFSVGGLSDVAEIKGHRRTYIGAMPGKMVQCLKTVGTENPLVLIDEIDKLGVKCHDGGPASAMLELLDPEQNANFLDHYLDVTIDLSKVLFVCTANVIDTIPRPLLDRMEVISLAGYITDEKMQIARDYLLKTARRDCGIKPEQVDVSDAALLSLIENYCREAGVRNLQKHMEKIFRKIALNLVRKGTSLEVPANSDVVTDTEDSKPLAKTDLESPEATSAEGSTVLTDELATGDSTEPKTEQSVVVAETVEKFVIDESNLEDYVGKPVFHAEKIYEQTPVGVVMGLAWTSMGGSTLYIETTFVEEGEGKGGLHITGQLGAVMKESAEIAHTVARRIMHEKEPGNQFFAKSKLHLHVPAGATPKDGPSAGCTMITSLLSLAMKKPVRKDLAMTGEVTLTGRILAIGGVKEKTIAARRSDVKVIILPEANRSDYDELAENVKEGLNVHFVDKYDQIFELAFGYDH, from the exons ATGTTGAAGCTCCTCGTTTCGAACTTGTACTGTTCACATCACCTGACTCCGGCTATTCGAGTCCGGTCTAACCCGGTTAACAGTCTATTGTTCAAGTCACTGACTCAGCTAACAGGATGGAACCGGAGTTCTTTGGGTCTTCGTGCTTTCTCCTCCGACACAGATTCCTCTGCCGCGATTGCCTCAACTAAAACTCACCTCAACGATTGTCTAACG GTTATAGCATTACCGTTACTCCACAAGCCTCTTATTCCTGGTTTTTACATGCCAATCTATGTCAAG GATCCTAAAGTACTTGCAGCTTTACAAGAGAGCAGAAGACAAAAATCCCCATATGCGGGGGCTTTCCTTTTGAAGGATGACGATGCCGAGTCAACTGATTCATCTTCTAGCTCTGAAACAGAGAATATTTTAGAGAAGTTGAAAGGAAAAGAGTTGTTTAACCGGATTCATGAAGTTGGCACACTTGCTCAG ATTTCAAGTATCCAAGGTGAGCAAGTCATCCTTATTGGTCACAGACGACTTAAAATAACAGAGATG GTGAGTGAAGATCCTCTTACCGTCAAAGTTGACCATGTAAAG GATGAGCCGTATGACAAGGACAATGATCTCATCAAGGCAACATACTTTGAAGTTATGTCGACACTTAGGGATGTCTTAAGGACAACTTCACTCTGGAGAGATCAAGTTCGGACATATACTCAGGCATGTTCTCTTTATATCTGGCACTGCTTGCGA cATATAGGTGACTTCAGTTATGCAAAGTTAGCCGATTTTGCAGCCGGGATCTCTGGCGCtaacaaatatcaaattcagGGGGTTCTTGAACAATTGGAT ATTCACACACGTCTGGGGGTGACGATGGTATTGGTGAAAAAAGAATTGGAAATTAACAAGCTTCAA GAATCCATAGCAAAAGCTTTTGAAGAACAATTTAAAGGCGAGAGACATCGAATGTTACTAAAGGAGCAGCTCAAGGCTATACAAGCG AAGCTTGGCGTGGAGACAGACGCCAAAACCGCACTTTATG AAAAGTTTAGGGGAAGGATTGACCCTATTAAAGATAAGATTCCAGAACATGTACTAAAAGCAATAGAAGAAGAGCTTACAAAACTGAAGATGTTAGAAACCAGTTCAAGCGAGTACGATGTGACCCATACTTACCTTGATTGGTTGACCGTGTTGCCTTGGGGAAAATCCAG TGATGAGAATTTTGATGTTTCACGGGCAGAAAAGATTCTTGACGAGGATCATTACGGATTATCTGATGTAAAAGAAAGAATACTAGAGTTTATTGCTGTGGGGAGACTTAGAGGCACTTCACAGG GGAAGATCATTTGTCTATCTGGCCCACCTGGAGTAGGTAAAACTAGCATTGGGCGTTCAATTGCACGTGCTCTTGACCGCAAGTTCTTCAGGTTCTCTGTTGGAGGACTATCCGATGTTGCTGAGATTAAG GGGCATCGTCGAACATATATTGGTGCCATGCCTGGAAAGATGGTGCAATGTCTAAAGACTGTGGGAACAGAAAATCCTCTTGTTCTGATCGATGAGATTGATAAG CTTGGAGTAAAGTGCCACGATGGCGGCCCAGCCAGCGCAATGTTGGAGCTTTTGGATCCAGAGCAGAATGCAAATTTTCTAGACCACTATCTCGATGTTACTATTGACTTATCAAAG GTTTTATTTGTATGTACAGCAAATGTGATAGATACGATTCCCAGGCCTCTGCTAGACAGAATGGAGGTGATTAGTCTCGCAGGGTATATTACTGATGAGAAGATGCAAATTGCTAGAGACTATTTGCTGAAAACTGCGCGCAGAGATTGTGGCATTAAGCCTGAACAG GTTGATGTGAGTGATGCAGCTCTTCTTTCCTTGATAGAAAATTACTGCAGAGAAGCAGGCGTTAGAAATCTCCAGAAGCACATGGAGAAGATTTTTCGTAAG ATTGCTCTAAATCTTGTGCGCAAAGGGACATCTCTCGAAGTGCCTGCAAATTCTGATGTTGTTACTGACACTGAAGATAGTAAACCTTTGGCCAAGACTGATTTGGAATCCCCAGAGGCGACCTCTGCAGAAGGATCCACTGTGTTGACAGATGAGTTGGCAACTGGGGATTCAACAGAACCAAAGACTGAGCAGAGCGTAGTGGTAGCTGAAACGGTTGAAAAGTTTGTGATTGATGAATCAAACCTTGAAGACTATGTAGGCAAGCCAGTATTTCACGCAGAGAAGATCTATGAACAGACACCAGTTGGTGTTGTAATGGGGCTAGCTTGGACATCCATGGGTGGCTCAACATTGTACATAGAGACAACCTTtgtagaagaaggagaaggcaAAGGCGGACTTCATATAACGGGTCAGCTTGGGGCTGTGATGAAAGAAAGCGCAGAGATAGCTCACACAGTGGCCAGAAGAATAATGCACGAGAAAGAACCGGGGAACCAGTTCTTTGCGAAATCCAAGCTTCATTTACATGTTCCTGCAGGAGCCACACCAAAAGACGGTCCAAGCGCAGGTTGCACCATGATAACTTCGTTGCTGTCACTTGCCATGAAGAAGCCTGTAAGGAAGGATCTTGCAATGACAGGAGAAGTCACTCTGACCGGTAGAATTCTTGCAATTGGCGGC GTGAAGGAGAAGACTATAGCCGCAAGACGGAGTGATGTGAAGGTGATAATACTCCCAGAGGCTAACCGGAGTGATTATGATGAGCTGGCAGAAAACGTGAAAGAAGGGCTCAATGTTCATTTCGTCGATAAATATGACCAAATTTTCGAGCTAGCCTTTGGCTATGACCATTAG